GATAACTTATTACAGTCTTTAATGACAGTTCGGGGGAATCAGAGAGTGACTAGTCAAAATCCAGAAGCAACTTATGAAGCGTTAGAAAAATATGGACGTGATTTAGTGGCTGAAGTGAGAGCAGGGAAAATTGATCCTGTAATTGGCCGAGATAGTGAGATTCGCCGCGTGATCCGCATTCTTTCACGCAAAACGAAAAACAACCCTGTTTTAATTGGTGAGCCAGGTGTTGGTAAAACAGCAATCGTTGAAGGATTAGCGCAACGTATTGTGAAAAAGGATGTCCCAGAAGGATTAAAAGATAGAACAATCTTCGCTTTAGATATGAGTGCACTTGTGGCCGGAGCAAAATTCCGCGGTGAGTTTGAAGAGCGTCTGCAAGCTGTATTAAATGAAATTAAAAAGAGTGAAGGGCGTATTTTATTATTCATTGATGAACTTCATACAATCGTCGGTGCTGGTAAAACAGAAGGAGCGATGGATGCAGGGAATATGTTAAAACCGATGCTAGCTCGTGGTGAACTGCATTGTATCGGGGCAACGACGCTCGATGAATATCGTAAATATATCGAGAAAGATCCAGCGTTAGAAAGACGTTTCCAACAAGTATTAGCAGAAGAGCCAACTGTTGAGGATACAATTTCAATTTTACGTGGTTTAAAAGAGCGTTTTGAGATTTATCACGGTGTAAATATTCATGACCGTGCAATTGTAGCGGCATCGGTTTTATCAGATCGATATATTTCAGATCGTTTCTTACCCGATAAAGCAATTGACCTTGTCGATGAAGCCTGTGCAACAATCCGAACAGAAATTGATTCTATGCCAACAGAATTAGATGAAGTAACGCGTCGTATTATGCAATTAGAAATTGAAGAAGCTGCCCTTGGGAAAGAAAAGGACTTTGGTAGCCAAGAACGCCTAAAAACATTACAACGTGAATTATCGGACTTAAAAGAAGTTGCAAGCGGTATGAGAGCGAAATGGGAGAAGGAAAAAGAAGACATTCACAAAGTTCGTGACTTACGTGAACATTTAGAACGCTTGCGCCGTGAGTTAGAAGAAGCAGAAGGCAATTACGATTTAAACAAAGCGGCTGAACTTCGCCACGGAAAAATTCCAGCTATCGAAAAAGAGTTAAAAGAATCGGAAGAAATGGGTGCGCATAATAAACAAGAAAATCGCTTATTACGTGAGGAAGTAAGTGAAGAAGAAATTGCAGATATTGTTTCACGCTGGACTGGTATTCCTGTCGCAAAACTCGTTGAAGGTGAACGTGAGAAATTATTACGTCTAGAACAAATTTTATCAGAGCGTGTTATCGGTCAAGAGGAAGCGGTAAGCCTTGTATCAGATGCAGTACTTCGTGCTCGCGCTGGAATTAAAGATCCGAATCGTCCAATTGGTTCATTTATTTTCTTAGGACCTACAGGTGTTGGTAAAACTGAGCTTGCAAAAACGTTAGCACAAACGTTATTTGACAGTGAAGAGCAAATGATTCGTATCGATATGTCTGAGTACATGGAAAAACACGCAGTGTCACGCTTAATTGGTGCGCCTCCTGGATATGTGGGATATGAAGAGGGCGGACAATTAACAGAAGCAGTAAGACGTAAACCGTATTCTGTTATTTTGTTAGACGAAATCGAAAAGGCGCATCCAGAAGTATTCAACATTTTATTACAAATGTTAGACGATGGACGCATTACAGATTCACAAGGACGTACAGTAGACTTTAAAAATACGGTTATTATTATGACTTCAAATATTGGATCTGCTCACTTATTAGAAGGGCTAGAAGAAGATGGCTCTATTAAAGAAGAGTCAAGAGAACTTGTAATGGGACAATTAAGAGGACATTTCCGACCAGAATTCTTAAACCGTGTCGATGAAATTATTTTATTCAAACCTCTTACAAGGAATGAAATTAAAGGTATTGTTGATAAGATTGTACAAGAATTACAAGGGCGTTTAGCAGATCGCCACATTACAGTAGAATTAACGGAATCTGCAAAAGAATTTGTTGTAGAAGCTGGATTCGATCCGATGTACGGAGCTCGTCCCTTAAAACGATACGTACAACGTCAGGTGGAAACGAGATTAGCGAGAGAATTAATTGCAGGAACGATTACTGATAATAGTCACGTAGTTATTGATGTAGCAAATAATGAGTTAGTCGTTCATGTGCAATAAAAATAAAAAAAGAGTTCGGATAAAATCCGGACTCTTTTTTTAGTGTTGTTCTACTGGCTCGTTTGGAATCGTAGCTGAAATCGCTAGTACTAATACAGCAAGAACAACTGAGAAAATAGACGCTTGGTTAAAATCGTATGTACCGCCAGTCATAGAACCGATTACATAGCTCATCATATGTACAAGCGCGAACGACCAAATTAATGCCCAAATGAAACGCATATTTTACACCTCTATTCGTTCAATCTGTCCTTATTGTAACACAATTGAAAAAAGAATATAGAAAAATATTTGTAGATTTTTCAACGCAAATTTGCATTCTGTTCATACATTATAAAAGAGTACTTTTATACGTTTAGAAAATAAGGCGGGGGAAAAATGAGTATTACGGAACGTTTTTTTTACTTAGAAAAAGAACCATGTGTAATTTATTTACCGGAAAAGCCAAATGGATTTTCTGTTATGCTCCTAGGAGATTATAACTATTTTATTGAGAATGGTACAAGTTTATGGACACAGCATGCGGGAAAATCTTATTTTTTACATGGCCTTATTGAGGAAGGCTACACGGTCTTTTCTTCTAATTTATATGGAAGACACTGGGGGAATGACCAATCTGTTCGCCTAGCGAAACGTTTATATGATGTTGTTTTGAGAAAAGAGACATTAAATACGAAAATGCACATTATGGCAGATGGTATGGGTGCGCTTGTAGCGCTTGAAATGATGAACAAATACCCTGAAAGTATACGTTCTGTCATTATGTTAAATCCGTGTTTAGATTTGCCAGAATATGTGGAGTTCGAAAAAGAGCATAAGTTTTTTTACAAAAGATTAGTGAAGGAATTAAGTTTGGCGTATGATTCCAAAGAAGAAGAATTAGAATCAAAAATAAATAAGAAATCATTTACGCTTCTTCCGTCTTGTGTACCCGTTAAAATTTTCGTATCAACACAAGAAAAAAGAGGAAGAAAACAATTGTTACGTAAATACGAGAAAATGAGGCAATTAAATCAATGCGATACTTCTGTCTTATTCCATCTCCAAGATGTGAAATATAAAATGGTTAGACAAACGACGGATTTCTTTAAAAAATATGAAGAAGAATTGTGAAGCTCCCATATACATAAATGAGGAGCTATTTGTTTCAAGGGGAAAGGGTTGGTGGTATGAAACGCGTGCTAATTGTGGGTGCACTTACGTTTGTAGGTTATCACCTTGTGAATAAAATGATTGCAGAAGAAGTAGAAGTATATGGTCTTGATTTTGATGAATTTGATAGTATGACAAAAATTAATGAAGAGAAATTATTGTTGATTGGGCGAAATGCGTTATTTACGTACTATTCCATAAGGGATGAAGACGGATGGCGATCGGTAGAGGAAGAGAGTTTCGATACAGTTTATTTTTGTTTGTATGAGCCGAATCAGCAAAGTGGCTTTCGGAATGAAAGAGTCATATTACAATATTTAAAACGAATCGTAAGAATGTGTGAAAAAAATAAAGTAAAGTTAAATCTAATTTCTTCTATTGAAATAGGAAGCGCTGAAGAATCCGAAAACAAACGCCTGTTTTCGAAAGTGGAAGAAGGATTGAAAAAAGGAGAATTACAATATAGTGCATATCGAGTTCCTACAGTATATGGGCCATGGCAACCGTCGTTTATGATGTATCATCAGCTCATTTTATCAGAACTCGATGAAAAAGAGTGCCATTGTATAAGTGGAGAAAAAGGAAGGGATTTACTTTACGTTGAAGATGTATGTGAATACTTATGGGAAAATGGAATGAATGTAAAGCACCTCGGTATATATAATTTACTTAGTGGAAAAGAAGCATTATGGGAAAAAGGTATGAGCCTTTTACATGCAGATGGTAAGGTAAACAAAAAAGATGAGCATATAAGAAATGAAGCGGTAGAGATTGTTTCTCTTAAAAGAAATACGCCGTTAGAATTTGGTTTAAATAAACAATTGGCACATATGAAAAAATATAAAGAGTTATACGAAGGGTAGTGCACGTGTTACACTATTGTATGGACTATAAATTTAAATTTTTATTGGAGAGGAAGAGCATATATGAACGAAAAAAGCATGCAATTTTTACAAATCGCAATGAAGCATTTACCAGAAGCTAAGGCAATTTTAGATGATAATGGAATTGCACTTGATATGGAGAAAGCACAGCCTGTGTTAGAGCTATTGATGAAAGTAATGAGCGAAGCATATGAGCTTGGGAAAGCTGATAAAGAATAAAAAAACCTTCTTTTTTGAGAGGGAAAGAGGCTCAAGCCGTATGTAGAAGCGGTAAGGGCCTTTTTTTGTTTCGAGCGAGGTAAGGCCAGAGCGGTGATGAGGAGAAGGTCTTAGTTTTGAAGGGGAACTGATAAAGAATTAACCCGTCTTTTGGAGGGGAGGAGGCTCAAGCTGTGAGTAGAAGCGGTAAGGGCCTTTTTGTTTTGAGCGAAGTAAGGATAAGGTGATGGAATAATTTGTATTTCGAAATGGCAGGGATTTTTCTGTTTCTTTTAATGAAAAATAAAGTTGGTAATACGCCGTCTTTATTTTTTAGCTGAAATATATTCTAGACAAAAGTACATTTATGTTTTAAAATTAGTACCAAGTCATAATAATTGATATAAAACGGAGGGCTGCGATGTGAACGTGGGCATTTTAGGGATCGGAAGATATGTGCCAGAAAAAGTAGTCACAAATCACGATTTAGAGAAAATCGTAGATACATCTGATGAATGGATTCGTACGAGAACGGGAATTGCAGAAAGACGCATTGCCGATGATACAATAGATACTTCATATATGGCGGTAGAGGCTTCTAAAAAAGCACTTGAAGATGCAGGAATTAGCGGAGAGGATATCGATCTTATTTTAGTCGCAACAGTAACGCCGGATCGCGCATTCCCAGCAGTAGCTTGTGTAATCCAGGAAGCAATTGGCGCAAAACATGCAGCTGCAATGGATTTAAGTGCAGCGTGTGCTGGCTTTATGTACGGAATGATTACAGCGCAGCAATTTATTCAAACGGGAACTTATAAAAATGTATTAGTAGTTGGTAGTGACAAACTATCCAAAATTGTAGATTGGAATGACCGAAATACAGCAGTACTATTTGGGGACGGAGCAGGTGCTATCGTAATGGGAGCTGTTTCGGAAGGAAAAGGTGTACTTTCATTCGAATTAGGAGCGGACGGAAGTGGTGGTAAGCATCTTTATCAAGACGAGTATGTTATGATGAATGGCAGAGAAGTCTTTAAATTTGCCGTTCGTCAACTTGGTGATTCTTGTCTTCGTGTGTTAGAAAAAGCAGGACTTACGAAAGAGGATGTGGACTTCTTAGTACCACATCAAGCGAATATTCGTATTATGGAATCTGCAAGAGAGAGATTAAATTTACCGAAAGAAAAAATGAGTATGACAATTGAAAAGTTCGGTAATACATCAGCCTCTTCAATTCCAATTGCGATGGTAGAGGAATTGCAAAATGGACGTATTCAAGACGGTGATTTAATTATACTTGTTGGTTTTGGCGGCGGATTAACATGGGGAGCAGTCGCTCTTCGTTGGGGTAAATAAGGACTGAGAGAAAAAAAGGAGTGTATTTTGTATGGAAAAAAAGAGGGTCGTAATTACAGGATTAGGAGCTGTTACACCGATCGGAACAGATGTTGAAACAGCGTGGGAAAACATTAAAAAGGGTGTATCTGGAATCGGACGACTTACAAGAATTGATCCAGAAATGTTTCCAGCAAAAGTAGCAGCAGAAATTAACGACTTTGAAGTCGAGAAATATATTGATAAAAAAGAAGCGCGCCGTATGGATCGCTTTACACAATATGCAGTAGCAGCAGCGAAAATGGCAGTTGCGGATGCGAACCTTGAAATTACAGAAGAAAACGGACCCCGAATTGGTGTGTGGATTGGTTCTGGTATTGGCGGTATGGAAACATACGAAGAACAATTTAAGATTTTTACTGAAAAAGGTCCGCGCCGCGTGAGTCCATTCTTCGTACCAATGATGATTCCAGATATGGCAGCAGGTCAAGTATCAATCGCTACAGGAGCAAAAGGAATTAACACTTGTTCTGTAACGGCTTGTGCATCTGGTGCAAACTCAATTGGTGATGCATTTAAAGCAATTCAGCGTGGTGATGCTGATGCGATGATAACGGGCGGAGCAGAAGCACCGTTAACAAGTATGGCATTTGCTGGATTTAGTTCAGCGAAAGCATTAACATTTAATGAAGATCCAGCGACGGCTTGCCGTCCGTTCGATAAAAACCGTAGCGGTTTCGTAATGGGTGAAGGATCAGGAATTCTTATTCTTGAAGAATTAGAGCACGCGTTAGCACGTGGTGCCCATATTTATGCGGAAATTGCTGGTTATGGTGCAACGGGTGATGCGTTCCATATTACAATGCCTGCTCCTGGCGGTGAAGGCGGAGTGCGTGCAATGCGTCAAGCTTTAGCTGATGCAGGTCTAGAGCCAGAAGATATTGATTACATTAATGCGCATGGTACAAGTACAGATGCGAATGAAAAGTATGAAACGATGGCAATTAAAGAAACTTTCGGCGAGCATGCATATAAAGTAGCGATTAGCTCAACGAAATCAATGACAGGTCACTTATTAGGAGCAGCGGGTGCTGTTGAGGCGATCTTCTCTATTAAAACAATTACAGACGGAGTGATTCCTCCGACAATTAACTATGAAACGCCAGATCCAGATTGTGATTTAGATTACGTACCAAATAAAGCGAGACATCAAGAAGTAAACGCGGTATTAAGTAATTCATTAGGATTCGGTGGTCATAACGCAGTATTAGTATTTAAATCGTATAAATAATAGATGAAATAAGGTGTTTTTTCGTAACAAACTACGAAAAAACACCTTATTTATTTTTACGCTCTTTCCTTTTTTCGCATATACATAAAAAAAGGAGGGATGAAGATGGGGGTTGTTGATACGGCAAAATGGCTACACCTGTATTATGGACGCCCAGAAAAACTTTGTGAGAAATTTACAAAGTATATTCCATTGCCAAAAGAGAGGTTGTATCGCTTTTTAATCTCTAGAGGTATGTATCGCCCGGTAATGCGGGGTGAGCAGGAAATTAAAGAATTAGAGAAAAAAGAAATTTGGAAAGAACTTAGCATGGAGTATGAAAAATTAAAAAGTTGGCTAAAAGGTCCAGATGTTCCTATCTTTATTTTATTATCAGATTCATATAATCGAACGGTACAAGAAGAGTATAACGGGAAGGCTGGTTTATCTATGCGTCACGTTATTTTCTTATTCGTATGTGGACGTAATTCAGTAGAGGAACTAAAAGCTTTATTAACGCATGAATATCACCATATATGTAGATTGCATCAAATTGAGACGAAAGAAAAAGAGTATACATTACTTGATACGATGATTATGGAAGGCTTAGCTGAGCAAGCTGTATATGAAAGGTATACAGAAAAAAGATGCGCACCGTGGACTACTTACATTTCAAAAGAAGATGCTATTTATTATTGGAGAAATTCAATACAAGAACGAATAGATGTAAAGAGAGGTACGAGGGAGCATGATGTTTTATTAAATGGACTGCACCCGTATCCGAAAATGCTTGGCTATGCACTTGGATTCCATATTGTAAAAGATTGCGTAGCTTTTGAAGGAGAAGATACACTTTCTTTATTATCTATAGATGCGAAAGAAATATTGAATAAAGCAAATACATTTCACGTTTCGTAAAAAAACAGGAGAGCTATCTCTTGTTTTTTTATATATTATAGAAGAAAAAATAATAATTAGAATATATTTCCTCAAGTGGAATAAAGTTAAGCAAAAATGAACATAATGATTGGTACAAACAGTAGTGAAGTGAGGGGTAGAGAATGTTATATCTACATGATGTATGGGTAAATTGGTTTGAAGGTGAAGAGAATGGGTATAACGTTTGTCATTTTTACGAGTGGCGGAAAGATGATACGATTGAGCTATTAGATCAAGTGCCATTATTAAAAGTAGATTCCACATTATATCAT
This genomic interval from Bacillus cereus contains the following:
- a CDS encoding alpha/beta hydrolase produces the protein MSITERFFYLEKEPCVIYLPEKPNGFSVMLLGDYNYFIENGTSLWTQHAGKSYFLHGLIEEGYTVFSSNLYGRHWGNDQSVRLAKRLYDVVLRKETLNTKMHIMADGMGALVALEMMNKYPESIRSVIMLNPCLDLPEYVEFEKEHKFFYKRLVKELSLAYDSKEEELESKINKKSFTLLPSCVPVKIFVSTQEKRGRKQLLRKYEKMRQLNQCDTSVLFHLQDVKYKMVRQTTDFFKKYEEEL
- a CDS encoding DUF2268 domain-containing protein, coding for MGVVDTAKWLHLYYGRPEKLCEKFTKYIPLPKERLYRFLISRGMYRPVMRGEQEIKELEKKEIWKELSMEYEKLKSWLKGPDVPIFILLSDSYNRTVQEEYNGKAGLSMRHVIFLFVCGRNSVEELKALLTHEYHHICRLHQIETKEKEYTLLDTMIMEGLAEQAVYERYTEKRCAPWTTYISKEDAIYYWRNSIQERIDVKRGTREHDVLLNGLHPYPKMLGYALGFHIVKDCVAFEGEDTLSLLSIDAKEILNKANTFHVS
- a CDS encoding YjzD family protein: MRFIWALIWSFALVHMMSYVIGSMTGGTYDFNQASIFSVVLAVLVLAISATIPNEPVEQH
- the clpB gene encoding ATP-dependent chaperone ClpB, which gives rise to MDLNQMTTKTQEAIMSAQSLAVSHHHQEVDTVHLLLTLLEQQDGLAVRIFQKMNVDIEALKQGAESLIKKKPSVTGSGAEAGKLYVTGALQQLLVRAGKEAEKLQDDYISIEHVLLAFSEEKGDINQLFTRFHITKDNLLQSLMTVRGNQRVTSQNPEATYEALEKYGRDLVAEVRAGKIDPVIGRDSEIRRVIRILSRKTKNNPVLIGEPGVGKTAIVEGLAQRIVKKDVPEGLKDRTIFALDMSALVAGAKFRGEFEERLQAVLNEIKKSEGRILLFIDELHTIVGAGKTEGAMDAGNMLKPMLARGELHCIGATTLDEYRKYIEKDPALERRFQQVLAEEPTVEDTISILRGLKERFEIYHGVNIHDRAIVAASVLSDRYISDRFLPDKAIDLVDEACATIRTEIDSMPTELDEVTRRIMQLEIEEAALGKEKDFGSQERLKTLQRELSDLKEVASGMRAKWEKEKEDIHKVRDLREHLERLRRELEEAEGNYDLNKAAELRHGKIPAIEKELKESEEMGAHNKQENRLLREEVSEEEIADIVSRWTGIPVAKLVEGEREKLLRLEQILSERVIGQEEAVSLVSDAVLRARAGIKDPNRPIGSFIFLGPTGVGKTELAKTLAQTLFDSEEQMIRIDMSEYMEKHAVSRLIGAPPGYVGYEEGGQLTEAVRRKPYSVILLDEIEKAHPEVFNILLQMLDDGRITDSQGRTVDFKNTVIIMTSNIGSAHLLEGLEEDGSIKEESRELVMGQLRGHFRPEFLNRVDEIILFKPLTRNEIKGIVDKIVQELQGRLADRHITVELTESAKEFVVEAGFDPMYGARPLKRYVQRQVETRLARELIAGTITDNSHVVIDVANNELVVHVQ
- the fabF gene encoding beta-ketoacyl-ACP synthase II — encoded protein: MEKKRVVITGLGAVTPIGTDVETAWENIKKGVSGIGRLTRIDPEMFPAKVAAEINDFEVEKYIDKKEARRMDRFTQYAVAAAKMAVADANLEITEENGPRIGVWIGSGIGGMETYEEQFKIFTEKGPRRVSPFFVPMMIPDMAAGQVSIATGAKGINTCSVTACASGANSIGDAFKAIQRGDADAMITGGAEAPLTSMAFAGFSSAKALTFNEDPATACRPFDKNRSGFVMGEGSGILILEELEHALARGAHIYAEIAGYGATGDAFHITMPAPGGEGGVRAMRQALADAGLEPEDIDYINAHGTSTDANEKYETMAIKETFGEHAYKVAISSTKSMTGHLLGAAGAVEAIFSIKTITDGVIPPTINYETPDPDCDLDYVPNKARHQEVNAVLSNSLGFGGHNAVLVFKSYK
- the fabH gene encoding beta-ketoacyl-ACP synthase III, with product MNVGILGIGRYVPEKVVTNHDLEKIVDTSDEWIRTRTGIAERRIADDTIDTSYMAVEASKKALEDAGISGEDIDLILVATVTPDRAFPAVACVIQEAIGAKHAAAMDLSAACAGFMYGMITAQQFIQTGTYKNVLVVGSDKLSKIVDWNDRNTAVLFGDGAGAIVMGAVSEGKGVLSFELGADGSGGKHLYQDEYVMMNGREVFKFAVRQLGDSCLRVLEKAGLTKEDVDFLVPHQANIRIMESARERLNLPKEKMSMTIEKFGNTSASSIPIAMVEELQNGRIQDGDLIILVGFGGGLTWGAVALRWGK
- a CDS encoding ComZ family protein; protein product: MNEKSMQFLQIAMKHLPEAKAILDDNGIALDMEKAQPVLELLMKVMSEAYELGKADKE
- a CDS encoding NAD-dependent epimerase/dehydratase family protein; this encodes MFQGERVGGMKRVLIVGALTFVGYHLVNKMIAEEVEVYGLDFDEFDSMTKINEEKLLLIGRNALFTYYSIRDEDGWRSVEEESFDTVYFCLYEPNQQSGFRNERVILQYLKRIVRMCEKNKVKLNLISSIEIGSAEESENKRLFSKVEEGLKKGELQYSAYRVPTVYGPWQPSFMMYHQLILSELDEKECHCISGEKGRDLLYVEDVCEYLWENGMNVKHLGIYNLLSGKEALWEKGMSLLHADGKVNKKDEHIRNEAVEIVSLKRNTPLEFGLNKQLAHMKKYKELYEG